Proteins co-encoded in one Xyrauchen texanus isolate HMW12.3.18 chromosome 19, RBS_HiC_50CHRs, whole genome shotgun sequence genomic window:
- the LOC127660100 gene encoding C-terminal-binding protein 1-like isoform X1 translates to MALMDKHKVKRQRLDRICEGIRPPILNGPMHPRPLVALLDGRDCTVEMPILKDVATVAFCDAQSTQEIHEKVLNEAVGALLYHTITLSRDDLDKFKGLRVIVRIGSGFDNVDIKAAADLGIAVCNVPAASVEETADTAMCLILNLYRRVTWMHQALREGTRASSVEQIREVAGGAARIRGETLGIIGLGRVGQAVALRAKAFGFGVIFYDPYLPDGVERSLGLQRMATLQDLLIHSDCVSLHCSLNEHNHHLINDFTIKQMRQGAFLVNTARGGLVDEKALAQALKEGRIRGAALDVHETEPFSFSQGPLKDAPNLICTPHTSWYSEQASIEAREEAAREVRRAITGRIPDSLKNCVNKEYLMSASQWPSMEAATVHSELNGAAAYRFPAGLIGVAAGGLPGAGAGVEGIVAGSLPLAHAIAPVSHPPHTPSPGQPSKAEADRDIPSDQ, encoded by the exons GCATTCGACCACCCATCCTCAATGGGCCCATGCACCCTCGTCCTCTTGTGGCACTGCTGGATGGGCGGGACTGCACAGTGGAGATGCCCATACTGAAGGACGTGGCCACTGTGGCCTTCTGTGATGCCCAGTCCACCCAGGAAATTCATGAGAAG GTTCTAAATGAGGCTGTTGGAGCTTTGCTCTACCACACTATTACGCTCTCACGAGACGACCTGGACAAATTCAAAGGTCTTCGGGTCATTGTGAGGATTGGCAGTGGATTTGACAATGTCGATATTAAAGCTGCAGCAGATCTGG GTATTGCAGTATGTAATGTGCCAGCGGCATCTGTGGAGGAAACGGCAGACACTGCCATGTGTTTAATTCTAAATCTGTACCGCCGTGTCACCTGGATGCATCAGGCTCTACGTGAGGGCACTCGTGCCTCCAGCGTGGAGCAGATCAGGGAGGTGGCTGGAGGTGCTGCCCGCATTCGAGGAGAGACGCTCGGCATCATCGGGCTTG GACGTGTGGGCCAGGCAGTTGCTCTGAGGGCAAAGGCCTTTGGGTTTGGCGTGATTTTCTATGATCCGTACCTGCCAGATGGTGTAGAGAGATCACTAGGGCTCCAGCGCATGGCCACACTACAGGACCTGCTCATACACTCTGACTGTGTGTCGCTACACTGCAGTCTGAATGAACATAACCATCACCTCATCAACGACTTCACCATTAAACAG ATGCGTCAGGGCGCTTTCCTAGTGAACACTGCGCGTGGAGGGCTGGTGGATGAGAAAGCTCTGGCCCAGGCTCTAAAAGAGGGAAGAATACGGGGAGCAGCCCTGGACGTCCATGAGACAGAGCCCTTCAG TTTCTCTCAGGGCCCTTTGAAGGATGCCCCAAATCTTATCTGTACCCCACACACATCCTGGTACAGTGAACAGGCCTCCATTGAGGCTAGAGAAGAGGCAGCGAGGGAGGTGCGCAGAGCCATTACAG GCCGTATCCCGGACAGTCTCAAAAATTGTGTTAACAAGGAGTATTTGATGTCAGCATCTCAGTGGCCATCTATGGAGGCAGCCACTGTGCACTCTGAGCTCAACGGAGCTGCAGCCTATAG GTTCCCTGCTGGGCTGATTGGTGTAGCAGCGGGTGGTTTGCCTGGAGCCGGGGCAGGAGTGGAGGGCATTGTGGCTGGATCTCTGCCCCTGGCCCACGCCATTGCCCCCGTCTCTCACCCCCCTCATACCCCATCTCCTGGGCAACCCTCCAAGGCAGAGGCTGACAGAGACATCCCTTCAGACCAATAG
- the LOC127660100 gene encoding C-terminal-binding protein 1-like isoform X2, translating into MMQGIRPPILNGPMHPRPLVALLDGRDCTVEMPILKDVATVAFCDAQSTQEIHEKVLNEAVGALLYHTITLSRDDLDKFKGLRVIVRIGSGFDNVDIKAAADLGIAVCNVPAASVEETADTAMCLILNLYRRVTWMHQALREGTRASSVEQIREVAGGAARIRGETLGIIGLGRVGQAVALRAKAFGFGVIFYDPYLPDGVERSLGLQRMATLQDLLIHSDCVSLHCSLNEHNHHLINDFTIKQMRQGAFLVNTARGGLVDEKALAQALKEGRIRGAALDVHETEPFSFSQGPLKDAPNLICTPHTSWYSEQASIEAREEAAREVRRAITGRIPDSLKNCVNKEYLMSASQWPSMEAATVHSELNGAAAYRFPAGLIGVAAGGLPGAGAGVEGIVAGSLPLAHAIAPVSHPPHTPSPGQPSKAEADRDIPSDQ; encoded by the exons ATGATGCAAG GCATTCGACCACCCATCCTCAATGGGCCCATGCACCCTCGTCCTCTTGTGGCACTGCTGGATGGGCGGGACTGCACAGTGGAGATGCCCATACTGAAGGACGTGGCCACTGTGGCCTTCTGTGATGCCCAGTCCACCCAGGAAATTCATGAGAAG GTTCTAAATGAGGCTGTTGGAGCTTTGCTCTACCACACTATTACGCTCTCACGAGACGACCTGGACAAATTCAAAGGTCTTCGGGTCATTGTGAGGATTGGCAGTGGATTTGACAATGTCGATATTAAAGCTGCAGCAGATCTGG GTATTGCAGTATGTAATGTGCCAGCGGCATCTGTGGAGGAAACGGCAGACACTGCCATGTGTTTAATTCTAAATCTGTACCGCCGTGTCACCTGGATGCATCAGGCTCTACGTGAGGGCACTCGTGCCTCCAGCGTGGAGCAGATCAGGGAGGTGGCTGGAGGTGCTGCCCGCATTCGAGGAGAGACGCTCGGCATCATCGGGCTTG GACGTGTGGGCCAGGCAGTTGCTCTGAGGGCAAAGGCCTTTGGGTTTGGCGTGATTTTCTATGATCCGTACCTGCCAGATGGTGTAGAGAGATCACTAGGGCTCCAGCGCATGGCCACACTACAGGACCTGCTCATACACTCTGACTGTGTGTCGCTACACTGCAGTCTGAATGAACATAACCATCACCTCATCAACGACTTCACCATTAAACAG ATGCGTCAGGGCGCTTTCCTAGTGAACACTGCGCGTGGAGGGCTGGTGGATGAGAAAGCTCTGGCCCAGGCTCTAAAAGAGGGAAGAATACGGGGAGCAGCCCTGGACGTCCATGAGACAGAGCCCTTCAG TTTCTCTCAGGGCCCTTTGAAGGATGCCCCAAATCTTATCTGTACCCCACACACATCCTGGTACAGTGAACAGGCCTCCATTGAGGCTAGAGAAGAGGCAGCGAGGGAGGTGCGCAGAGCCATTACAG GCCGTATCCCGGACAGTCTCAAAAATTGTGTTAACAAGGAGTATTTGATGTCAGCATCTCAGTGGCCATCTATGGAGGCAGCCACTGTGCACTCTGAGCTCAACGGAGCTGCAGCCTATAG GTTCCCTGCTGGGCTGATTGGTGTAGCAGCGGGTGGTTTGCCTGGAGCCGGGGCAGGAGTGGAGGGCATTGTGGCTGGATCTCTGCCCCTGGCCCACGCCATTGCCCCCGTCTCTCACCCCCCTCATACCCCATCTCCTGGGCAACCCTCCAAGGCAGAGGCTGACAGAGACATCCCTTCAGACCAATAG